One Vigna unguiculata cultivar IT97K-499-35 chromosome 7, ASM411807v1, whole genome shotgun sequence genomic region harbors:
- the LOC114191731 gene encoding 40S ribosomal protein S17-like: protein MGRVRTKTVKKSSRQVIERYYSRMTLDFHTNKKVLEEVAIIPSKRLRNKIAGFSTHLMKRIQKGPVRGISLKLQEEERERRMDFVPEVSAIRIDQIEVDKETIDMLAALGMSDVPGVVKVDPVPVQAPLAFGRGAGGRRY from the coding sequence ATGGGGCGTGTAAGGACGAAGACAGTGAAGAAGTCGTCAAGGCAAGTGATAGAGAGGTATTACTCTCGCATGACGCTGGACTTCCACACCAACAAGAAGGTTCTGGAAGAGGTGGCTATCATTCCATCGAAGAGGCTGCGCAACAAAATCGCTGGTTTCTCCACGCATCTCATGAAGCGCATCCAGAAGGGACCGGTGCGCGGCATCTCCCTGAAGCTGCAGGAGGAGGAGCGTGAGCGCCGCATGGACTTCGTCCCCGAAGTCTCTGCCATCCGGATCGACCAGATCGAGGTCGACAAGGAGACCATCGACATGCTCGCCGCCCTCGGAATGTCCGATGTCCCCGGCGTCGTCAAGGTCGATCCGGTTCCCGTACAAGCACCGCTCGCCTTCGGTCGCGGCGCCGGCGGAAGGAGGTATTAA